The region AGGTCGACGGCGAGGCCGAGCGGAAACCCATGAAATATGTTCGTTCTTCCGCATTACAGCTACTCAGCGTCAATCCGACGGGTTCTAATCCGACCGGAGCTGTTCTCTCCGAGGAACGTAGGCGCGAGGTTTACGCTCTCGCCCAGAAGTACGATTTCCTGATACTCGAGGATGATGCCTACTATTTCGTCAACTTCCTCGAGCACCGGCCCACCAGCTTCTTCTCCATGGATACCGACGGTCGGGTAATGAGGGTGGACTCCTTCAGCAAAATCTTGAGCGCCGGAATTCGCATCGGAATTTTGACCGCTCACAAGGATGTCATCAGGCAAATAACCATGCACATTAGCAGCGGGACGCTTCACACTTCCTCTTTGTCtcaggtgaaaatttttcgatttttatttcacgtctTTTTGGTATCTCTTGAAACCTTACACTCCTTGACGGTACCAAAGACAAGGCCTGCCTTTGATCTCTCCGGTCTTGTCAGAGTTGGATTGACGTGATTGCAAAAACTGATATGTATTTAAGATGCTGGTCTACAAGCTGCTGAACACGTGGGGTCCGGAAAGGTTCGAGCAGCACCTGGGAGAAGTTCAAAGCTTTTACAGAAAAAAGAGGGACATGATGGTGTCTCTCGTTGAAAAGCATCTTACTGGTAAACTGCTGTCTACGTACAGTACCTATAATACTTATACGCCCAAGGTTCATTGGCGATGTATCGAAACGTCACGCCCGTCCATTTTCGATTCCACAGGGCTGGCCGAGTGGTCAGTTCCCCAGGGAGGCATGTTCATATGGATCAAAGTCAAGTCGATCGACAACGTCTTCGATCTGGTAATGGAGCAATTCGTCGCAAATGGTGTTCTCGTTCTTCCCGGTCACGCTTTCAACGAAGACATCAAAGATCCCGACCAGCATGTGAGGCTCAGCTACAGCTACGCTTCTCCGGAAAAAGTTGACAAggtacaatattatattaccACATTGCTACGTGACACCGTACGCGTATAATCAATGGTTTTTTCCAGGGCCTCTCGATCATGGCGAGACTAATCAAGGAGCACATCAGGAAAAATAATGTTCAAGGGCAATGATGATGGCAATATTATAACGAGTCGTTTATGCGAGTACGTCATTTTATTGCTATCCTCAATTACAGTTTGTCTGTTTGGTTTCACGATACTCTTATGTTATCGCACTGCGATATTGGATCCCATTGTTTTTAGCGTCGAATTTATTTCCGACGTGACGGAAATCACTTGCCTTGTACGCGTATCTTAAACTGAACAGACCAACAGTACGTTAATACAATTGAATAAATACCCGTCAAGCACTGTTCATTGCATTCGTATAAGTGAATTATTATAACACTCCGTCAATttatctctctccctctttctctccatCTCGCTTGTTAACGGAAATCGTCCCGGTATTTCTATGATAGATATAACCAGCACGAACCGACGTAATTATCAATTTACGAAATGTATGATTAATTCAACGTGACAGGCAGTCCGTGAAAATGAAACTATAGTCCAACGACCCGTTGTGTCTGCTCGCTTTTCGGTTATTCGGGTAAATCGACACATCGAAAACTGGCGAGCCTTCAGTTCGGATGTAAAATCAAATGACACGTTTTCGCACCAACCGATTTCACACCCTCTcacctttttttctcatatttataGATCGCAGACCTGATTATCTTGCAAAAGAGTTTCGTAAAAATCAACGCCTCCTTTTCGTCGGCCAAGATACACAGTCTGGTATTAATTTGACCTCTCGGAAAGTCAGTTTCAACGAGGTCTGCGCGACTCGTCAAATACTCCGTATAAACGTGGGTGCAGGTTGTCCGTGTCTGCGTCGCGGACGTTGCATGTATCGCATACACGTCAGTCAACACCGCGCAAGCCCGCAGACTCCAGTGACAATTATATTACGACAGGAATTCCATCGGTCGTCGGATTGAAGGGACCAATATTGTACCTGTCGACATTGACAAATTGGGAAAATACACCGCGGATTCGATGGAAGGATATTTGTTCGCTGAAAAATCGTGATATCTTTTCAAACCAGCTGTAACTAATCGCTGATGACCAACGTGGCCATAAGCCTAGTCAAGTGTTTTGGAACGTATCTTgagtcataaaaaaaaaaaaaaacttgcctTGCTCATCACCGATCCTCTTAAATCGCAGTCAATTACGTGCGAGATGGATGGACGAGTTTCACGAAGACCTTCGGGGTCTCCCCGCACCTTGTCTTCGTTAATACGCTAATTAATTATGTATATCGTGCAGCGGATGCGGGTCGTCGAGGAGTCTAGCTTGGTAATTTGGAGAACCCATTTGCATGAAAGGTAAAACAAAAGGCAAAAAgcaaaaagtaaacaaaaagtATCTCCAGCAGGGCGACGGCGaggataataaaatttcgcgAGGTTGGCCGAGTAGACGGCTTCTTTTCCTCGCACCCTTCTCCGCATTCCATTTATACTCTTACGCTCTATAGatgtttttttccctctcttgCGGTGTTTAAGTGGGGCATAACGGACAATTAATTTGTAGTTGGCCGGCAGGAGTATCGCgtttttttaccttcttctTTTACCCTGTAACACAGGAGCTGATGCGAGGTATAATGACCAATTTACGGAAGTTAGAGACGACGATCAATTTATTAATGTCGCAAGAGAGTACAAGAGCTCCAACTACGTATCAAACCAACACAAGATCGCTCGTTCCATTGTTGCTTAAGGAATatcggataaaaataatactattTTAACGACCTGCCAAGCACATCGAGCTTCTATGCACGATGCACTGTATCATGTATTTTCGCTCGAAGAATTACGCGCAACGGTAAGTAAAGACGAGATATCGACGTAGTCGTATTGACAGCGACGTTGAATTGAGGCTGTACCCAATCTTACGCTCCCGTGAACGGGAAAAGTGTTATCGGCCTCCTATTCGCAGCTCTGACCACGAACACCTATATCCGTTTTCCCTTTCTCATAACTCCCTACGAGAAATAGCGTTTATGCGATTCGGCAATTTCAAATGGCATTTTTACGTTGCCCAAATAGAACGATGTATTAACACGTAAGCCGCAATTCTGCAACTccgggaaattttttaattacaaataatgGCAAAGGATCATTTTACGTTCTAAGATAAGTTTCAGCTAgactgaaaaattgtaattctcGTAAACTACTTGGCGGTATAAAAATTCCCGGCATCCTGAAACACGGAATCAATTCTCCAACGTGTAATTACATTTCGAGGTAGTAGGATAAGAAGATAAAATCATCCAGCTCCGGAGaacctgtgaaaaaaaaaagaaactaaaaaattggcaggaatataaattttattttcctctacGATTGCTTAAAGTAAACACATCTCCCACGACGGAGTTTCGAAATTCTAGTTctgttcgaaattttcatcgatagCCAAGGTGTCCCGCCGACAATTGACTGGGGCAATTGATAGACACCCCAGGGTACCAATCGCGGCAACTAAAGCTTCGTATTTCAGTCTAAGAAGAGCGAAGCGGGTCCGCGCTACGGCTAGACGCTAACGAATATCTCCGAAAATATATAGACAGTCTTTGGTGTATTCACGTACGTGCCTACATACGTATggatgtatgtacgtacacagGCGCGGCAGAGGTTGTGGATCGGGGTTCGGGCCGCGGAGCAAGTGCAGCATTGTTGATATCGAGGCCTGCCAGAGCGACGTCGGGCCGCGGAATAAGGGCGAAGAGGGTGAGGGggtgaaggggggggggggggtgaaggggggaggggagggggaagggcgtcgcgacgtcgggGCCACGTGACCCGTCGGCAGAATCCGCGGCGTCCGTAGAAAATCTAAATCCGTCCGAGCCGAAGAAGAGAGGCCGTCCGTCCGACGTCGGCCCGCTGCCTCCGAGATTCAAGCAAGCCAGCGATCGCGCCGCGcggcatataataataaaacgcGTCGAGTTTTTACCGTGCGCGGCGTTCCCCGGCTGTGCACGGATCAACGTCGCGTTCTCGACCGAAATCTTTTGGGAGAgaccagttttttttacacatctcGGTCGTTCCCGACGAGGGAGCGAAAACCTCTCCCTGCAGGACTTCGTCACTCCGGCTGGAGAACGATGATTCGAGTGGACGAGACCGATCCGGTCGGCGGTAAGAATTTTCCCTTGATGTGAAACCGTACCGCTTATCACCCTTGGATTAATACCCTCGAGGAATAGTCGCTCGGTTGAAGAGGCGCGCGTGAGAAACGCGGTGGAAATTGCGGAAGGAGCAACAGTTTGGACCAAAAACTGGGGTCGACGTATCGTCGGCGTCCTTTTTTACCCAGCTGATTTAACGCCACCTCCGCATATCCGCGTTCCGGGACCAAGTCTcgacgtttttctttttctttcctttttggtgttttttttttttttttctttttttgaactCTCCCTGAAACGTGTTGCGTGTGTCCCCGGTTACACCGATCGTaacttttaattattttcaactcttTCAGAGATCGAGCCCAGCTTCCCCTATCGCGACGTGGCGGTGAGGCATGGTGTTCAATTCGCGGACCAGTATGACATCGAATCGGAAATTGGCAGGTGAGTACCTGCGTGATTAATTGTTATGAACAATCGTGCAGGGGTCGAAGCTGGCGAAATAAACGTCCATCTTTGTCTCCCAGATTGCGTGCCACCGATCCAGAACGATACGCTTGAATAAGAATAGCTTTCTTCTAGgcgaaattcgaattgatCGCACAAATAAATACgcgcacacatacacacacacacacacacgcgcgtgCACCGCGATGTGAACGCTGGTGAGACGCGCCTGTATGATCGGAGAATTGCCAATTCCGCGGTTTTTCACTGTTTCCAAACCGACGCGTGTGCGAATTTCTATCTGCGTATGCTACATCTGCGGaggctgaaatgaattctttgttttattaccTCGCATTATAGGTACAAAATATATAAGGTGAGAATAGGTTGAAATAGACGGAACAACAATTCTCGAGAACAGTAACACGCTTTTccgataaaacatttttctctttcaataGAAAACACGCACGGCGTTTAACGATTAATCAGTGCATCGTGTATCGATTCGATAAATTTGTAACAGCGTAGAAAACGGCTGCAATTCCGTTCGAAACGCGTGCAGTGAAAAAGACCCGCGGTAAAAAAGACGATCACGATCGAGCCAAAATTTCAAGTGCAGGATCACGATCGGAATTTTATTGAGCGTTGGCGTCCGGCTCAGCTGGTTTTATCTTGGCATTTGGAATATGCAGATAGGTGTAAGGCGGGTCTAGGAATGATCGATCTGCGTATCTATCCGAACCGATGATTCGTTTCGTGAAAGAGCCAAGCTGGCAATTGAGGCGTACTGAAAATAAAGCGTGTCTTGTcctatgtacgtacgtacaaccatatacgtatataatatatacatatatatatctggtCGTAATTATTATACGGTGGCGCAGCGAATGGGAAAAGGcggacgtcgcgacgccgggCGTCGAAGCGTGTGCGTGACACGTCTATAAAAACACATGGCGCATTACCAGCTCCTGCACGGGACTAATGATCGTAAGTGAGAAAACGCAATCGAAAACATGAATCTGACCGAATGCAGACATATGTACACggtgagaagaagaagagcagattttactcaaaactggAGGAAAAGAGGGACGCGTCACGgtttttgttaaaatatacCCTTGTCAaagatatttgttgttttttttttcttttttttttcaccgcaaaTGTAGCAGATTTCACTaagtaaattttatcaaagaaCCTTACGCCTCCCTCTTCCCTTAcagtttttagaaaaatcttaCACCCTTGACAGGTTGTTTACACGCCTCTACCAGCGTTCTCAGTTGTCGAAGGAAGTGACTCGTTCGCCAAACGCCAGCTCATCGCTCGCGCTAACGAACGCGTTGTTGGGAAACAATTCGCTCCTGCTACAAGGTCTAACTCGCTGGCGTTTTTCCCGAGCTAGATTTCACCGGCTCGCGTTGATGCACTCACACAGTTTCGCTGCCATTATCTCGGCTCGCACGGACGTCGCTCAGGCTCCTCGGTATTGGTAATCAAGGTCTCTCTGTCTATAAATAATACACCTACACGTTCCTCGTGTTCACTCCTCTCCCTCTTCGTTCGATGCTGCGGCCTCTGGCCCATAGACTTGGTGTTTTATTCCGGGGGGATCCAGAGGCCACGACCCGGCTCACCTGAGACCGTCGTACCCGAAGGTATGCCTGAATCACCTTCTCCTTTACCCAGAAATCCGTGCTAACTCTTCTCGGCAGCGAAACAGCGGAATTAACAGCTCGTTCATTCATCCTCTCCATCGGAACTAGCTTATTCTCAGATATTTACAACTGTACGGTACGTATGTGTAATTCTGCGCCGAAGAATCCGACTGATCGTAAATTACAAGAGTTGCGTTTACACGAGATTGTCCGTTTAGTGGGATGAGACACAGTCCAGTTGGTACAATTTACGATTTCTTTTGTGCCGATAAACACTGTAATACACACCGGAAATTCTACATATAGTGTAACGACGTTTGGCCttggtaatttttaaataaaaaaccagCCAGGTATTTATCAACGGATCCGCGCTTTGCCCAGGAAAATTTGGcactagaaaaatttaatcgctTTACCTATTTCTGAATGTATTTCAAGCTGTCGGGGGAAATGTGACACAGAGGTGGGGTTTTATCAATCCGATCTTCGGGGCAGCTGGTAATTATAAGCGATAACGTGACGGCATCCTCGCAAGTAGGGATCGTGCTACGACTCGTCGAATAAGGGAGGTTAACAgaaatcgcaaaaaaaaagagaaaacactCGCGTGCTTCAGGAACTGCGACGTGCTGCAAAATTTGGCAAAGTCAGCAGCGATGAATTGACAATAACATTAAGGAGCGGGTGTTACTTTCACGCGAGGTGAATTCTTGAGCGTCATAATGTGTCATCCTGGTGCGACGAGAGTATTGACGCTGTGCCAACTGACCCGCGTGGCCAAAAGATGACAGGGCCTGTCGCTTAATTAAGTATACCCTCGCCGAATGAGAACATTGTACAAACACGGGGTTGGTGATTTCATTTCAGGGGTAAATTCGGAACGGTCTATAGATGCAAGGAAAAGTCGAGCGGTCTTCACCTCGCCGCCAAAGTGGTCAACACCAATCGCAAGGAAGACAGAAGGACCGTCGAACGGGAAGTCGAGATCATGCGGAGGCTCCAGCATCCCCGGCTTATACAACTATACGACGCAATCGCGACCGGAAACAACATTTACGTAATACTGGAACTGTACGGTTTTACTTATCAGACAATATTTTCCAGCTTTGGCGTCACCTCGATTATTCCAACCCTGTGCGGTTGAGTTtagatgagaaaattaatcTCCAGAGATGTCTTTATATTTATTCTGTCTATtgtctatttttatttttttttttttgttctttgttcATGATTTGGGAATTTATGCAGAGAAGAAAACGCTAAAATTAGAATATAAAAGCTGAACGATTTCTTATccatgttattattattattactattatcatatttgttattgttattgttattattattctcttcgGCAATCAGCTAGTGtatcaacaaatatattttgcaCGTTGCATATTACTTGCCTGCAAAGGATCACGGGTGGCGAACTGTTCGAGAGAGTGATCGATGACGACTTTGTCCTGACTGAAAGAAGCTGCGCCGTTTTTATGCGACAGATATGCGAGGGTATCGAGTTCGTCCATGGACAGAACATATTGCACCTAGATCTCAAGGTATGGTGGATCGAAAGAGCAGAAAAAATTCGTCCGATGATATTGATTGTTTTAGAAAACATGCGTTAGTACAACGATTTTAAAACCAGCTTGCTGGCTTTTAGACTATTTCTtatcggtaaattttttttacttatctGACACCCATGAAACGCCTATACTACAActggaatattattttttcaccgaaagcCCGAGAACATCTTGTGCCTCACGAAAGAGGGAAACCGAATAAAGATAATAGACTTTGGACTAGCGAGGAAATACGATCCGAACAAGAAGCTCCAAGTTTTGTTCGGTACTCCGGAATTCGTGGCACCGGAAGTTGTAAACTTTGACCAAATCGGTTTCGGCACAGACATGTGGAGCATTGGCGTGATCTGCTACGTTCTGTGAGTTCACACTACCAACCAATACTTGTGTATAATCGAATAGCTGCATGGGTGTAAAATTGGCATGGTATCATCATTCGCAAAACTCACACCACTTGGCAGATAAAATTGTACTTCTGTGTTTCACGTGCGTTATTGCCGACGAGCCTTGGTGGAGAGGAATTCAGAGGCGAGCACGAAAGGGTCATTTGGAGTTATGCAACCCTTAACACTTCATATTTACCAGATACCGTATAACTTGATTCATCCTACTTTACACAAATTCCAAACCATGTAAATATTTAGCTACACATCGCATGTATGTATCtacaatgtatacatatataggtgtatatatTGGCTCGCaaagtttgttatttttttacaaaaaagaaacaaacgtCAAGTTTATGCATTTGTTTTCACAATAAACATTATAACTATAGTTATGCACTCTTGTCAGTTAATCGGTCCAAGCATTTCACGACTAGTCGACAAATTGCGCAAGACGGTGAGGGTGTCATTCGTTATATGGTTCAGAAGAAAAGCTTCGAATCCAACCGATTTTGCAGGCGACGCGacgtattttaatttttgaaatcattctTTCTCTAGTCCGAAACTGTCTGTGAACCGAATGCCTAGTTTCGACACTCACTTATCTCACCGATTTCGTGTTCCGTAGGTTATCGGGACTCTCGCCATTTATGGGAGACACCGACATTGAAACGATGGCGAACGTGACCATTGCAAAATACGACTTCGACGACGAAGCGTTTGCCGAGATATCCGACGAGGCGAAAGATTTCATAAAAAGTCTTCTAGTTAAGGATAAGGGGTAAGTGTCGATCAATTAAATATAATCTCGTATACCTGAAACGATGCCTCGTCCGAGATCGATGCATAAATTCGCTCGCGTAGTTTGACGATCAGTTTATTACTTAAGATAAGGAAAATATCCGTGGCACGCCCTCCCACGAACAGCCTTGAGGTCCTCGTTTTCAAGGTCAAAGATAAGACCACTCGAAAACGAAAGCGGCAATGCTCACACTCCTCCGTCTTCGGCTGacaggaaaatttttacgaaatgaCCCTCCTTAGTTTCAATATGATATACTTGGCGGGATTTAGGACGAGTCGAAAACATTCGACGCCCATACTGTTCCAGCTAACCATCTTGCCATGTTGTTGTACCGCATTCTAGGTTGCTACGTCAACGTTTCGTTTGCCAAATAACGTACATTTATTACGAGAAGGTACAGTTTATTGATATATTCCGATTATGCTCCCTGTCCGGGTCGACGTACTTGTGGGATTGAAAACTTTGCGTCGAATGTTTCACTTTTCGCAAAATCCTGCACGCTGTGTTAAATGGGCCGGAGGAGTTGCGCATTGTCAGATTTTTCGTAAGGATAAAACTAAATTCCCTTGTCGTGTTGTCTTTCAGGGGGCGCGCTTCGGCGTCGCAGTGCCGCGCTCACGCTTGGCTGACCCGGAAGAGCCCCCCCGCCCCTAGTCCCAAGATTCCCTCTCAGCCGGAAGTAGTGCCGGCAAAAGATAGCGAGATCAGGAACGGGGTGAGGGAGGAGCTCGAAGTAACCAAGGACAATCTGAGGCTGTTCGTGGAACGGTGGCGCGAGCACCCCGACAGTCCGTACGCGGTTGACGCGGCGTTTTGCCCGGGCTGCCTGCGACCGGAAGCAGCGGACCTTGGGGAGTCCCTCGTCGGCGGTCTCGAGTCGATATCAACGCGGGGTCAGAGTCCCTCGCCGTGCGGAAGCCTCTGGAGTTCCGGGGACTCGGTAAACGGGGACAACACGATCCTGCTCACAGTACCGGGGTCTGGGTCGAGGGGGGCCTTTGATAGGCGGGCCTCGGAGGGGACGGGGACGGGTGCCGAGAAGCAGCGGGATCCGGCCGCTCAGATCGTCCTCGCCGAGGAGATAATCAAGCTGTCCGAGCACCTACGCGCCATCGCGTTGGGCCCACGTCTTGCGGGGACCAACGTCGAGGGGGCGGCGCCGCGTTCTCCGGCCGTGCTGGTCGAATCCGCGTCGATCGGCAGCCACCTGGAAGCGGGTGGAAGGCGGAAGCCGAGCGGCGTTGAGAGGAGCGCGGAGATCAGGCCTGCGGAGCCATCCCCGGCAGCTAGGGGAAACGAAATATCCGAAAAACTGTCGAGGATCGTTAGGCAGAGAAAGACCAACGGCACAGCTTTTGGCGGGGTGGGAAAATTCGCCAACACGAAGGAGGGGCCCGTCGACGTCACCCCTGGGTTCGGGCCAACGACCAGGAAGACTCGGCGCCCCCCGGAGCGAAGCGACGCCGTCCTCTCGGAACACCAGAACACCACGGCCAGCGTCAAAGCCGCAGAAAGGACCGATTCCGGTTGGAGAACACGCGCCCCCCTAGTGCGGACGAGCTGCTTTTCCTCCTTCAACTCCTCCACGatatcctcctcctcctcctcctcttccccGCAAAACTCGAGGCTGCAGGACGATCGGACCACCGATCCGATGCCGATCAGGGTGCCGCCCGCTGTAAACGCCGCGAAGGAAGTCGACCTGACGCCTCCGTGGCGTCGAGCGAAACTGCACCGGTTCACGGAGTCCGGTCGCGACGTGCCGCGGATATCGAATCTCCGGGATTTGCACCGGAACCTGAACCTCGACGAGCCAACGAGCACGAAGAATCTACTTCTGCAGTTACTCGAGGAGTGGGACGACGGGCATACCGGAACCCGGCAGAACGGCATCGGCCGGAAGTCGGTCAGCCTCGACTGGTGCGGCGAAGAATCCGTCGCCAGGCGCTCGATGAACTCCTTGGCCGAGTACTTCCAGTCCGAGCAGCAAAAACCGCCCCCTGTCGACCCGACGCCCTCGGTTCACCGCTGACCGGGGGCACCGTCTCTCCCTGTTACTGCAAACGCCTCGACTTTTCGTTCTCTATACCGGCGCGGCACATTCGCGGCTTTGCCTTTTCCTCCATTTCTACTGTTCTAGCCCGAACAAAAGCAAACAAAATACATAACTTAACGTAATAGAACGATCCTTCGTTCGCCAGCTGCTCGATTCCCACTTGCCTAATTATTAACCGTAGCATTGTACTTCCTCGTTTCGCCTATGCGACTTACACTCTAGGAGGGTGTTTTCTACGGCTTGATCGATTGATATTGCACGCTGTAGGTATTGTGGTTGGGTTAGTGAATTTCGGTGCAATTCACAAATCGAGCAGTTTAATTAACCCCTATAGGACCGAAAGCCGATACACCGGCTCGAAAGTTGTGTCATCTTTTTCACCATCCAACCCAATGACAGTAACGGTAAAGGCTTGGTACTTGAAActggaaagttgaaaaaatatgtcaaggtCCTGTAAGGGTTAATATCGAGTTAATCAAAGCTTATTGATAATGCACGGAAATAtagttaaataataaatataatatattatataaatatacaaaaagtACTGTTATACACGTGTAAACACAGAATGAAGGGTATATCGTATTACCTGTACTATatagtatacatgtattttcCGTCGTTCATAATACGAGAGTTGTACCAGAATTAAGGCAGAATAAAGactttttattcttcgaaCAGATGACTCGAAACTTGAACTGTATATAGTGGCGAGAATGTCACTCAGTTTCGTTAGATAAAGATAATCACAAATAGCTACATAAAcaacaattatttcaaacgcaATATAAATTTGACCTAGTAATATTTCTACAGTGAGTTCGTAACACTCATCACTTTAACGAATACTTATGAACCATAGAAATATGGACAAATTATTCTAGTGTAATGAGATACACAGTGGTTGGGTAGTTTATTGAAGGGTAATAAAATGAGTGAAAACACACATAAATAGAATAGGAGCGTAATATACTTACTCACCTTTTGTATGACAGgaatcgaaaataaattttatatatgcAGGAATCGGCCGAGGGCAGACCAGTTGGTGGAACATCGGTGGCTGGAGGCGGCGCTCGACAATCCGATATCGAAGGTTCGCCTGAAGCGTTACGTTATCAAGAAGCGATGGGTGAAGGCGGTCAACACTATATTGGCCCTGAGACGCATGGGAGCCCGAATAGATCTCGAGCTAGTCTAGCAGTTTAGGAGAAAACCGGTGACTTTCGACCTTTCTGTCACGTCTCTCGTTCGCCCCATCCCTGATTCTAAATTCCCTTAACAGACGGTTAAAGTGAGTGAAATCCGCTTCGACGAATAATCAAATTAATACGTACTGACGCTGATTATAATTctgtattatattgtataattataatttacacaTAACTCGATATTAT is a window of Neodiprion fabricii isolate iyNeoFabr1 chromosome 6, iyNeoFabr1.1, whole genome shotgun sequence DNA encoding:
- the LOC124184504 gene encoding kynurenine/alpha-aminoadipate aminotransferase, mitochondrial-like isoform X2, coding for MSGIYMANPDLIPFAGGLPNTETFPFQEIDVTYKDGTRHKLTGKDLDVALQYGHTEGYPPLMKLWGDLQNRWHSPPRDDWEVLVTTGSQEACSRILEHFLDEGDAVMVQVPAYTGTLGALDPLAPEFIGIEQDTEGIVPDKIRQVCEARMRDGLPKPKLLSVNPTGSNPTGAVLSEERRREVYALAQKYDFLILEDDAYYFVNFLEHRPTSFFSMDTDGRVMRVDSFSKILSAGIRIGILTAHKDVIRQITMHISSGTLHTSSLSQMLVYKLLNTWGPERFEQHLGEVQSFYRKKRDMMVSLVEKHLTGLAEWSVPQGGMFIWIKVKSIDNVFDLVMEQFVANGVLVLPGHAFNEDIKDPDQHVRLSYSYASPEKVDKGLSIMARLIKEHIRKNNVQGQ
- the LOC124184504 gene encoding kynurenine/alpha-aminoadipate aminotransferase, mitochondrial-like isoform X1 codes for the protein MFRTSFRQYSTRVMDYSKFISKRSARRKSNLIRQMSGIYMANPDLIPFAGGLPNTETFPFQEIDVTYKDGTRHKLTGKDLDVALQYGHTEGYPPLMKLWGDLQNRWHSPPRDDWEVLVTTGSQEACSRILEHFLDEGDAVMVQVPAYTGTLGALDPLAPEFIGIEQDTEGIVPDKIRQVCEARMRDGLPKPKLLSVNPTGSNPTGAVLSEERRREVYALAQKYDFLILEDDAYYFVNFLEHRPTSFFSMDTDGRVMRVDSFSKILSAGIRIGILTAHKDVIRQITMHISSGTLHTSSLSQMLVYKLLNTWGPERFEQHLGEVQSFYRKKRDMMVSLVEKHLTGLAEWSVPQGGMFIWIKVKSIDNVFDLVMEQFVANGVLVLPGHAFNEDIKDPDQHVRLSYSYASPEKVDKGLSIMARLIKEHIRKNNVQGQ
- the LOC124184516 gene encoding myosin light chain kinase family member 4-like isoform X3, translating into MIRVDETDPVGEIEPSFPYRDVAVRHGVQFADQYDIESEIGRGKFGTVYRCKEKSSGLHLAAKVVNTNRKEDRRTVEREVEIMRRLQHPRLIQLYDAIATGNNIYVILELITGGELFERVIDDDFVLTERSCAVFMRQICEGIEFVHGQNILHLDLKPENILCLTKEGNRIKIIDFGLARKYDPNKKLQVLFGTPEFVAPEVVNFDQIGFGTDMWSIGVICYVLLSGLSPFMGDTDIETMANVTIAKYDFDDEAFAEISDEAKDFIKSLLVKDKGGRASASQCRAHAWLTRKSPPAPSPKIPSQPEVVPAKDSEIRNGVREELEVTKDNLRLFVERWREHPDSPYAVDAAFCPGCLRPEAADLGESLVGGLESISTRGQSPSPCGSLWSSGDSESAEGRPVGGTSVAGGGARQSDIEGSPEALRYQEAMGEGGQHYIGPETHGSPNRSRASLAV
- the LOC124184516 gene encoding striated muscle preferentially expressed protein kinase-like isoform X1 translates to MIRVDETDPVGEIEPSFPYRDVAVRHGVQFADQYDIESEIGRGKFGTVYRCKEKSSGLHLAAKVVNTNRKEDRRTVEREVEIMRRLQHPRLIQLYDAIATGNNIYVILELITGGELFERVIDDDFVLTERSCAVFMRQICEGIEFVHGQNILHLDLKPENILCLTKEGNRIKIIDFGLARKYDPNKKLQVLFGTPEFVAPEVVNFDQIGFGTDMWSIGVICYVLLSGLSPFMGDTDIETMANVTIAKYDFDDEAFAEISDEAKDFIKSLLVKDKGGRASASQCRAHAWLTRKSPPAPSPKIPSQPEVVPAKDSEIRNGVREELEVTKDNLRLFVERWREHPDSPYAVDAAFCPGCLRPEAADLGESLVGGLESISTRGQSPSPCGSLWSSGDSVNGDNTILLTVPGSGSRGAFDRRASEGTGTGAEKQRDPAAQIVLAEEIIKLSEHLRAIALGPRLAGTNVEGAAPRSPAVLVESASIGSHLEAGGRRKPSGVERSAEIRPAEPSPAARGNEISEKLSRIVRQRKTNGTAFGGVGKFANTKEGPVDVTPGFGPTTRKTRRPPERSDAVLSEHQNTTASVKAAERTDSGWRTRAPLVRTSCFSSFNSSTISSSSSSSSPQNSRLQDDRTTDPMPIRVPPAVNAAKEVDLTPPWRRAKLHRFTESGRDVPRISNLRDLHRNLNLDEPTSTKNLLLQLLEEWDDGHTGTRQNGIGRKSVSLDWCGEESVARRSMNSLAEYFQSEQQKPPPVDPTPSVHR
- the LOC124184516 gene encoding striated muscle preferentially expressed protein kinase-like isoform X2, yielding MRRLQHPRLIQLYDAIATGNNIYVILELITGGELFERVIDDDFVLTERSCAVFMRQICEGIEFVHGQNILHLDLKPENILCLTKEGNRIKIIDFGLARKYDPNKKLQVLFGTPEFVAPEVVNFDQIGFGTDMWSIGVICYVLLSGLSPFMGDTDIETMANVTIAKYDFDDEAFAEISDEAKDFIKSLLVKDKGGRASASQCRAHAWLTRKSPPAPSPKIPSQPEVVPAKDSEIRNGVREELEVTKDNLRLFVERWREHPDSPYAVDAAFCPGCLRPEAADLGESLVGGLESISTRGQSPSPCGSLWSSGDSVNGDNTILLTVPGSGSRGAFDRRASEGTGTGAEKQRDPAAQIVLAEEIIKLSEHLRAIALGPRLAGTNVEGAAPRSPAVLVESASIGSHLEAGGRRKPSGVERSAEIRPAEPSPAARGNEISEKLSRIVRQRKTNGTAFGGVGKFANTKEGPVDVTPGFGPTTRKTRRPPERSDAVLSEHQNTTASVKAAERTDSGWRTRAPLVRTSCFSSFNSSTISSSSSSSSPQNSRLQDDRTTDPMPIRVPPAVNAAKEVDLTPPWRRAKLHRFTESGRDVPRISNLRDLHRNLNLDEPTSTKNLLLQLLEEWDDGHTGTRQNGIGRKSVSLDWCGEESVARRSMNSLAEYFQSEQQKPPPVDPTPSVHR